The following coding sequences lie in one Hydrogenophaga sp. PBL-H3 genomic window:
- a CDS encoding TRAP transporter substrate-binding protein codes for MKTRSHATLRAVAAATLLLAALGAQAQDKPVEMKFAHWLPAMHPLAKLGFEPWAKSVEAASKGSIKVALFPAQQLGKAADHYDMARDGIAEMTWVNPGYQAGRFPLVAAGELPFLIAKPGPGSAALDAWYRKHAATEMKDVKFCFAHVHVGTFHAKKPITEPGQLKGMKIRSANGTVAQTMTLLGATNVQVSAPESRDALDKGLADAITFPWNSIISFGIDKAVKYHSDMRLYTSDFVWVMNKPWYDKLAAGQKKVIDDHCNNEWAGKVGAAWGDEEDAGQGKLEKTAGHTIVPITPAQLDVWKKAVEPVYTQWVKSADGVGVQGQAALDDLRKELAARKASN; via the coding sequence ATGAAGACCCGATCCCACGCCACCCTTCGCGCCGTTGCCGCCGCCACCCTGCTGCTTGCCGCGCTGGGCGCGCAAGCGCAAGACAAGCCGGTCGAGATGAAGTTCGCCCACTGGCTGCCGGCCATGCACCCGCTGGCCAAGCTGGGCTTCGAGCCGTGGGCCAAGTCGGTGGAGGCGGCGTCCAAGGGTTCGATCAAGGTGGCGCTGTTCCCCGCGCAGCAACTGGGCAAGGCTGCCGACCACTACGACATGGCGCGCGACGGCATCGCCGAGATGACCTGGGTCAACCCCGGTTACCAAGCCGGTCGTTTCCCGCTGGTGGCGGCCGGTGAACTGCCGTTCCTGATTGCCAAACCCGGCCCCGGTTCGGCCGCGCTGGACGCCTGGTACCGCAAGCACGCCGCCACCGAAATGAAGGACGTGAAGTTTTGCTTCGCACACGTGCACGTGGGCACCTTCCACGCCAAGAAGCCGATCACCGAACCCGGTCAGCTCAAGGGCATGAAGATCCGCTCGGCCAACGGCACGGTGGCTCAGACCATGACGCTGCTGGGCGCGACCAACGTGCAGGTGTCCGCGCCCGAGTCGCGCGATGCGCTCGACAAGGGCCTGGCCGATGCCATCACGTTCCCGTGGAACTCCATCATTTCCTTCGGCATTGACAAGGCGGTGAAGTACCACAGCGACATGCGCCTGTACACGTCCGACTTCGTGTGGGTGATGAACAAGCCCTGGTACGACAAGCTCGCCGCGGGCCAGAAGAAGGTGATCGACGACCACTGCAACAACGAGTGGGCGGGCAAGGTCGGCGCGGCCTGGGGCGACGAGGAAGACGCGGGCCAGGGCAAGCTGGAGAAGACGGCCGGCCACACCATCGTGCCGATCACACCGGCCCAGCTCGACGTCTGGAAGAAAGCGGTGGAGCCGGTCTACACCCAGTGGGTCAAGTCCGCCGATGGCGTGGGCGTGCAGGGTCAGGCCGCGCTGGACGACCTGCGCAAGGAACTGGCGGCGCGCAAGGCCTCCAACTGA
- a CDS encoding low molecular weight protein-tyrosine-phosphatase, which yields MTKILLVCMGNICRSPMAASVMHAEVERRQLSDRVSLDSAGTYGAHRGEKADRRAITLAQARGYSQIAKERSRKVKDADFEQFDLILAMDRDNLANLRHVCPPQHQHKLHLFLEYAGVPGSLEVPDPYYGNAEGFEVVLRLCEEGADGVLNRLFAR from the coding sequence ATGACCAAGATCCTTCTCGTGTGCATGGGCAACATCTGCCGCTCCCCGATGGCCGCCAGCGTGATGCACGCCGAGGTGGAGCGCAGGCAGCTGTCCGATCGGGTGTCGCTGGACTCGGCCGGCACCTACGGCGCACACCGGGGTGAAAAGGCCGATCGTCGCGCCATCACCCTGGCGCAGGCCCGCGGGTACAGCCAGATCGCCAAGGAGCGCTCGCGCAAGGTGAAGGACGCGGACTTCGAGCAGTTCGATCTCATCCTGGCCATGGACCGCGACAACCTGGCCAACCTGCGGCACGTGTGTCCGCCACAGCACCAGCACAAGTTGCACTTGTTTCTGGAGTACGCGGGCGTGCCGGGCTCGCTGGAGGTGCCCGACCCGTACTACGGCAACGCGGAGGGCTTCGAGGTTGTGCTGCGCTTGTGCGAAGAGGGCGCCGACGGGGTGCTCAACCGCCTTTTTGCCAGATGA
- a CDS encoding LysR family transcriptional regulator: MNFRQLDLNLLRVLAAIHRTGSVTAAGKALALSQPATSNALARLRDYFQDDLFVRSPGGLQPTRLCERLAPEVQTQLQLLETAVTVRDEFDPARSDMRWRLSLSDLGEMMFLPPLAAALRQQAPQAHLTNISVAADDVPAALESREIDFAIGILQPRNRGVRAELLFREHYVAMTSPRWRPASGKAGRTLSARQLAESSLVVAAPTATFHGSVEQMLVRAKLSDRVVIRARHFGALPELALNTDLLTIVPQMYAANVGQRLDMRVWELPRTAAPSYDVRLVWHASTAKDPAHQWIRAQVHRLFGRVQTSA, encoded by the coding sequence ATGAACTTTCGGCAACTCGATCTCAACCTCCTGCGCGTGCTCGCCGCGATCCACCGCACCGGTTCGGTGACGGCCGCCGGCAAGGCGCTTGCGCTCTCGCAGCCCGCCACCAGCAACGCGCTGGCCCGGCTGCGCGACTACTTTCAGGACGATCTGTTCGTGCGCTCGCCGGGCGGCCTGCAACCCACGCGCCTGTGCGAGCGCCTGGCGCCCGAGGTGCAGACGCAGCTGCAGTTGCTGGAGACCGCGGTCACGGTGCGCGACGAGTTCGACCCCGCGCGAAGCGACATGCGCTGGCGACTCTCGCTGTCCGATCTGGGCGAGATGATGTTTCTGCCGCCCCTGGCCGCGGCCTTGCGCCAGCAGGCGCCGCAGGCCCACCTGACCAACATCTCGGTGGCCGCCGATGACGTGCCCGCGGCGCTGGAATCGCGCGAGATCGATTTCGCCATCGGCATCCTGCAACCGCGCAACCGTGGCGTGCGCGCCGAGCTGCTGTTTCGCGAGCACTACGTGGCCATGACCTCGCCGCGCTGGCGCCCCGCCAGCGGCAAGGCCGGGCGCACACTGAGTGCGCGACAGCTGGCGGAGTCGTCACTGGTCGTGGCGGCACCCACCGCCACCTTTCACGGCAGCGTGGAGCAGATGCTGGTGCGCGCCAAGCTCAGCGACCGCGTGGTGATCCGCGCGCGCCACTTTGGCGCGCTGCCCGAGCTGGCGCTCAACACCGACCTGCTCACCATCGTGCCGCAGATGTACGCGGCCAACGTGGGCCAGCGCCTGGACATGCGCGTGTGGGAACTGCCGCGCACGGCCGCGCCCAGCTACGACGTGCGCCTGGTCTGGCACGCCAGCACCGCCAAGGACCCGGCCCACCAGTGGATACGCGCGCAGGTGCACCGCCTGTTCGGACGGGTTCAAACAAGCGCGTGA
- a CDS encoding indolepyruvate oxidoreductase subunit beta family protein → MNASTNSYGILVAALGGEGGGVLADWLVQCALRHGLPVQATSVPGVAQRTGATSYYIELLREPQPGQALPVFGLTPVPGCVDVVVASELLEAARMVERGFVTSRTTLLSSTHRAYTTLEKMHMADGRQDPQRLLGAARAMARHTVLFDMEATTVQAGTVVSAVMFGALAGAGVLPWPRSVCEDVIRASGKGVQASLDGFAAAFDEARQPSKPEPSVSRDALQVLADADLPPALQGDWTARLQAWPAPVQLLAAHGALRCRDYQNEAYADAFFNHVQGLVAASTPASDAALNEAVRHLALWMGFEDVIRVADLKTRRSRYARVASEAQARPGDIVRVTEHFKPGIDEVAAVLPRALGERLVALATKRGWMGKAHVGLHIRSTSLWGFLMLRGLAWLRPLRPRSLRYAQEHETLAVWLGAMRQVLPQAPALALVLSGLPQVLKGYGDTQARGRLNYARLWSEHVVPALTGAVDADTAANRLRAALQATLADPEGKLNTAHRPQAAAQPIFWAARPTKDAPTTTGA, encoded by the coding sequence ATGAACGCTTCCACAAACTCTTACGGCATTCTGGTCGCGGCCCTCGGCGGTGAGGGCGGCGGCGTGCTGGCCGACTGGCTGGTGCAGTGCGCGCTGCGCCACGGCCTGCCGGTGCAGGCCACCTCGGTGCCCGGCGTGGCGCAACGCACAGGGGCCACCAGTTACTACATCGAGCTGCTGCGCGAGCCGCAGCCCGGACAAGCGCTACCCGTGTTCGGCCTGACGCCGGTGCCGGGTTGTGTGGACGTGGTGGTGGCCAGCGAACTGCTGGAGGCCGCGCGCATGGTCGAGCGGGGTTTTGTGACCTCTCGCACCACCTTGTTGTCGTCCACCCACCGCGCCTACACCACGCTGGAGAAGATGCACATGGCCGATGGCCGCCAGGACCCGCAGCGCCTGCTGGGTGCGGCGCGTGCCATGGCTCGGCACACCGTGTTGTTCGACATGGAGGCCACCACCGTTCAGGCCGGTACCGTGGTGTCGGCCGTGATGTTCGGCGCGCTGGCCGGTGCCGGTGTGCTGCCCTGGCCGCGCAGCGTGTGCGAAGACGTGATCCGTGCATCGGGCAAGGGCGTGCAAGCCAGCCTGGACGGGTTTGCCGCCGCGTTCGACGAAGCGCGCCAGCCGTCGAAGCCCGAACCCTCGGTGTCGCGCGACGCACTGCAGGTGCTGGCCGACGCCGACCTGCCGCCCGCCCTGCAAGGCGACTGGACAGCGCGCCTGCAGGCCTGGCCAGCCCCGGTGCAACTGCTCGCCGCACACGGCGCCTTGCGCTGCCGCGACTACCAGAACGAGGCCTACGCCGACGCCTTTTTCAACCATGTGCAGGGCCTGGTGGCCGCGTCCACACCCGCATCGGACGCAGCGCTGAACGAGGCGGTGCGCCACCTCGCGCTCTGGATGGGTTTTGAAGACGTGATCCGCGTGGCCGATCTCAAGACGCGGCGCAGCCGCTACGCGCGCGTGGCCAGCGAGGCGCAGGCGCGCCCTGGCGACATCGTGCGCGTGACCGAGCACTTCAAGCCCGGCATCGACGAGGTGGCTGCGGTGTTGCCGCGCGCACTCGGCGAGCGCCTGGTCGCGCTGGCAACAAAGCGCGGCTGGATGGGCAAGGCCCATGTGGGCCTGCACATCCGCTCCACCAGCCTGTGGGGCTTTTTGATGCTGCGCGGCCTGGCGTGGCTGCGCCCGCTGCGCCCACGTTCGCTGCGCTACGCCCAGGAGCACGAAACGCTGGCCGTCTGGCTGGGCGCCATGCGCCAGGTGTTGCCGCAGGCGCCCGCGCTTGCGTTGGTGCTCAGCGGGCTGCCGCAGGTGCTCAAAGGGTATGGCGACACACAGGCCCGCGGCCGACTCAACTACGCGCGGCTGTGGTCCGAACACGTGGTGCCGGCGCTCACTGGTGCGGTGGACGCCGACACCGCTGCGAACCGGCTGCGCGCTGCGCTCCAGGCCACGCTGGCCGACCCCGAAGGAAAACTCAACACGGCGCACCGGCCACAGGCCGCTGCCCAACCCATCTTCTGGGCCGCCCGGCCCACGAAGGACGCACCAACGACCACGGGCGCCTGA
- a CDS encoding 2-keto-4-pentenoate hydratase — protein MTPNTLLDHLDQGLLWPAPSGLSLDDAYAQALAVRRLRIARGEQPRGYKVGFTNRSIWPRYNVFAPIWGSVWDSTLTLCEGEGSVSLAHTCQPRLEPEVVFGLKATPAPDATLDDLFAAIDWVAPGFEVVQSHLPDWKFVPPDTVADGALHARLLVGRRTPVRELARSAATLDTLLAQARVSLLKHARAVEEGQGSNVLDSPLRALQHFTQTLRACPGAPDLQAGDVITTGTWTDAWPVAPGEHWSARFTSPLPSLSVHFAA, from the coding sequence ATGACCCCAAACACCCTGCTTGACCACCTCGACCAAGGCCTCCTCTGGCCGGCACCCTCCGGTCTCTCGCTCGACGACGCCTACGCGCAGGCGCTGGCGGTGCGGCGCTTGCGCATCGCGCGCGGCGAACAACCGCGCGGCTACAAGGTCGGTTTCACCAACCGCTCGATCTGGCCACGCTACAACGTGTTCGCACCCATCTGGGGCAGCGTGTGGGACAGCACGCTCACCCTGTGCGAGGGCGAGGGCAGCGTGTCGCTGGCCCACACCTGCCAGCCGCGGCTGGAGCCCGAGGTGGTGTTTGGCCTGAAGGCCACGCCCGCACCCGACGCCACGCTCGATGATCTTTTTGCGGCCATCGACTGGGTGGCGCCGGGCTTCGAGGTGGTGCAGTCGCACCTGCCCGACTGGAAGTTTGTGCCGCCCGACACCGTGGCCGATGGCGCGCTGCACGCGCGCCTGCTGGTGGGCCGCCGCACGCCGGTGCGCGAACTGGCCCGCAGCGCCGCAACGCTCGACACCCTGCTGGCCCAGGCGCGGGTGAGCTTGCTGAAGCACGCGCGGGCCGTCGAAGAAGGCCAGGGCTCGAACGTGCTGGACAGCCCGCTGAGAGCACTCCAGCACTTCACTCAGACCTTGCGCGCCTGCCCAGGTGCACCGGACCTGCAGGCCGGCGACGTGATCACCACCGGCACCTGGACAGATGCCTGGCCTGTTGCGCCCGGCGAGCATTGGTCGGCTCGCTTCACTTCACCACTGCCGAGCCTGTCGGTGCACTTCGCCGCTTGA
- a CDS encoding TRAP transporter small permease, whose amino-acid sequence MKRVFSAIETMAALSLLLIAVLTAGNVLLRYAFSMQIPDWFDGSQMLQGIAMFWGIALATYYGTHICVDLLWESLKPAGQRCVDMIATAVTTAFLMPMAWMVWVKVGGTGSQGTMDLRLPLQWFYAVAAVGASVAALLALVRLVHLWQGRAASADEGSDELNGAAHGS is encoded by the coding sequence ATGAAACGCGTGTTCTCGGCCATCGAGACGATGGCCGCACTCTCGCTGCTGCTGATCGCGGTGCTGACCGCGGGCAACGTGCTGCTGCGCTACGCCTTCAGCATGCAGATCCCCGACTGGTTCGACGGATCCCAGATGCTGCAGGGCATCGCGATGTTCTGGGGCATCGCGCTGGCCACCTACTACGGCACGCACATCTGTGTGGACCTGCTGTGGGAGAGCCTCAAGCCTGCCGGCCAACGCTGTGTGGACATGATCGCCACCGCCGTGACCACGGCCTTCCTGATGCCCATGGCCTGGATGGTCTGGGTCAAGGTGGGCGGCACTGGAAGCCAGGGCACCATGGACCTGCGGCTGCCGCTGCAATGGTTTTATGCCGTGGCGGCTGTGGGTGCCAGCGTGGCGGCGCTGCTGGCGCTGGTGCGGCTGGTGCATTTGTGGCAAGGCCGTGCGGCCAGCGCCGACGAAGGCAGCGACGAACTCAACGGAGCCGCTCATGGATCGTGA
- a CDS encoding thiamine pyrophosphate-dependent enzyme yields the protein MERSFHSEIEALKLGQGETFQGEGILAVTKALLQSGVTYVGGYQGSPISHLLDVMVQAKPYMDELGVHVEACTNESSAAAMLAASIMYPVRGAVTWKSVVGTNVASDALSNLASPGVMGGAVIVVGEDYGEGASVIQERTHAFAMKSALWLMDPRPNLPTIVRMTEKAFELSEASNTPVMIELRIRACHVQGSFVASDNIAPAISSRHLQQEAASFNYDRLSHPPATFRHEKLKYEVRMPAARKFIEEAGLNEHFDGRHAEVGLIVQGGLYNTTIRALQQAGLANATGDTDIPMLVLNVVYPLVPGQIAAFCAGKRAVLVIEEGQPEFIEQDIATLLRRADLQTRLHGKDLLPMGGEYTAEILLKGLTAFASEHLPALDTSVARQFSADLVETRSRALADLGGGVPARPPNFCTGCPERPVFAALKLVEREVGKLHISTDIGCHSFATFEPFSFGNSILGYGMSMASSAAVKNFSAKRPIAIMGDGGFWHNGLLSGVSSTLLNQGDGVLVIMKNGYTSATGTQETMSTPASDARLLAEGASATVNELTIENTLKGMGVKWIKTVHNYRVSQVRDLLKDAVNSPFLGLKVVIAEGECQLERQRRLKPIRARRLKEGRRSVRTRYGVDEDTCTGDHSCIRLSGCPTLTVKESADPLRREPVAHVTNGCVGCGLCGEVADAAVLCPSFHKVEIVTHPSWWDRTTDRLNRFFIGLLQPA from the coding sequence TTGGAACGTTCATTTCACAGCGAGATTGAAGCGCTGAAACTCGGCCAGGGCGAGACCTTCCAGGGTGAGGGCATCCTCGCCGTGACCAAGGCGCTGCTGCAGTCGGGCGTGACCTACGTGGGCGGTTACCAGGGCTCGCCGATCTCGCACCTGCTCGACGTGATGGTGCAGGCCAAGCCCTACATGGACGAGCTCGGTGTGCACGTGGAAGCCTGCACCAACGAGAGCTCGGCAGCCGCCATGCTGGCCGCGTCCATCATGTACCCGGTGCGGGGCGCGGTGACCTGGAAGTCGGTGGTGGGCACCAACGTGGCGTCGGACGCCTTGTCGAACCTGGCCTCGCCCGGCGTGATGGGCGGCGCGGTGATCGTGGTGGGCGAAGACTACGGCGAAGGTGCGAGCGTGATCCAGGAACGCACGCACGCGTTCGCCATGAAGTCGGCGCTGTGGCTCATGGACCCGCGGCCCAACCTGCCCACCATCGTGCGCATGACGGAGAAAGCCTTCGAGCTGTCCGAAGCTTCGAACACGCCGGTGATGATCGAGCTGCGCATCCGCGCCTGCCATGTGCAGGGCAGTTTTGTGGCCAGCGACAACATCGCGCCCGCCATCTCCAGCCGGCACCTGCAGCAGGAAGCCGCCAGCTTCAACTACGACCGCCTCTCGCACCCGCCCGCGACCTTCCGCCACGAGAAGCTGAAGTACGAAGTGCGCATGCCCGCAGCGCGCAAGTTCATCGAAGAGGCCGGACTGAACGAACACTTCGATGGTCGACACGCCGAAGTCGGGCTGATCGTGCAGGGCGGTCTGTACAACACCACCATCCGCGCGCTGCAGCAAGCCGGCCTGGCCAATGCCACCGGCGACACCGACATTCCCATGCTGGTGCTCAACGTGGTGTACCCGTTGGTGCCGGGGCAGATCGCGGCATTCTGCGCCGGCAAGCGCGCGGTGCTGGTGATCGAAGAAGGCCAGCCCGAGTTCATCGAACAGGACATCGCCACGTTGCTGCGCCGCGCCGACCTGCAGACCCGCCTGCACGGCAAGGACCTGCTGCCCATGGGCGGCGAGTACACGGCCGAAATCCTGCTCAAAGGCCTCACCGCTTTCGCGTCCGAGCACCTGCCCGCGCTGGACACGTCGGTGGCTCGGCAGTTCAGCGCCGACCTGGTCGAAACCCGCTCCCGCGCCCTCGCCGACCTCGGTGGCGGCGTGCCCGCCCGCCCGCCCAACTTCTGCACCGGCTGCCCCGAGCGCCCTGTGTTTGCCGCGCTCAAGCTGGTCGAGCGCGAGGTGGGCAAGTTGCACATCTCCACCGACATTGGTTGTCATTCCTTTGCAACCTTCGAGCCGTTTTCCTTCGGCAACTCCATCCTCGGCTATGGCATGAGCATGGCGTCCAGCGCAGCGGTGAAGAACTTCTCGGCCAAACGACCCATTGCCATCATGGGCGACGGCGGTTTCTGGCACAACGGCCTGCTCTCGGGCGTGAGCTCGACCCTGCTCAACCAGGGCGACGGTGTGCTGGTGATCATGAAGAACGGCTACACCTCGGCCACCGGCACGCAAGAGACCATGTCCACGCCCGCGTCGGACGCGCGCTTGCTGGCCGAGGGGGCGAGCGCCACCGTCAACGAACTCACCATCGAGAACACGCTCAAGGGCATGGGCGTGAAGTGGATCAAGACCGTGCACAACTACCGCGTGTCGCAGGTGCGCGATCTGCTCAAGGACGCGGTCAACTCGCCGTTCTTGGGTCTGAAGGTCGTGATCGCCGAAGGCGAATGCCAGCTGGAGCGCCAGCGCCGCCTCAAACCCATCCGCGCACGCCGCCTGAAAGAAGGCCGGCGCAGCGTGCGCACGCGTTACGGCGTGGACGAAGACACCTGCACCGGCGACCACTCCTGCATCCGCCTCTCGGGCTGTCCCACGCTCACCGTCAAGGAATCGGCGGACCCGCTGCGGCGTGAGCCCGTGGCCCACGTCACCAACGGCTGCGTGGGCTGCGGCCTGTGCGGCGAGGTGGCCGATGCCGCCGTGCTGTGCCCGTCGTTCCACAAGGTCGAGATCGTCACGCACCCGAGCTGGTGGGACCGCACCACCGACCGCCTCAACCGCTTTTTCATCGGCCTGCTGCAGCCGGCCTGA
- a CDS encoding AMP-binding protein, with translation MSRIAPELLALQRLYHWEQTAPTRVALTQPMGNGVVLDFTWAQVADEVRRMATHLQSHGWEPGSKVAILSKNCAWWMMSDLAIWMAGYVSVPLYPTLAPETIRQILTHSEAKAIFVGKLDGWEGMKPGVPTDLPCMSYALSPPDVVKNCDGWDAICKRNKPMAGEPLRDGEELATLIYTSGTTGMPKGVMHTFANFAWALDSGLKRIPMSGNDRMLSYLPLAHVVERMLVEHGWLRTGMHVFFADSLDTFAADLQRARPTIFFSVPRLWVKFQQGIHHKMPPAKLNRLLGIPILGGIVRKKVVKALGLDQCKFAAGGAAPMPIALLQWYSKLGLNINEGYGMTENLALSHLTEPGKNQQGTVGPAYEGVQHRLDPETGEVQMRNSAMMLGYYKEPEKSREAFTDDGWLKTGDKGSIDKQGLLRITGRVKDLFKTGKGKYVAPAPIEDKLVMHEAVEACVVTGANLGQPLGIVMLNSDAVAKVADAGARSELEASLTAHLKSINATLDPHEQLQCIVVVTTAWTVDNDIITPTFKVKRNRIEDLYARHYESWEASGKKIIWQKGG, from the coding sequence ATGAGCCGAATTGCGCCTGAGTTGCTGGCCCTTCAACGCCTGTACCACTGGGAACAGACCGCTCCCACCCGCGTGGCTCTCACGCAACCCATGGGCAACGGGGTCGTGCTGGATTTCACCTGGGCACAAGTGGCTGACGAGGTTCGCCGCATGGCCACGCACCTGCAGTCGCACGGCTGGGAGCCGGGCTCCAAGGTGGCGATCCTCTCGAAGAATTGCGCCTGGTGGATGATGAGCGACCTGGCCATCTGGATGGCGGGCTACGTGTCGGTGCCGCTGTACCCCACGCTGGCGCCCGAGACCATCCGCCAGATCCTGACTCACAGCGAAGCCAAGGCCATCTTCGTGGGCAAACTCGACGGCTGGGAAGGCATGAAACCCGGCGTTCCGACCGACCTGCCCTGCATGAGTTACGCACTCTCGCCCCCCGACGTGGTGAAAAACTGCGACGGCTGGGACGCGATCTGCAAGCGCAACAAGCCCATGGCAGGCGAGCCGCTGCGCGATGGCGAGGAACTCGCCACCCTCATCTACACCTCGGGCACCACCGGCATGCCCAAGGGCGTGATGCACACCTTCGCCAACTTCGCCTGGGCGCTTGACTCGGGTCTCAAGCGCATCCCCATGTCAGGCAACGACCGCATGCTGTCGTACCTGCCACTGGCCCACGTGGTCGAGCGCATGCTGGTCGAGCACGGCTGGCTGCGCACGGGCATGCATGTGTTCTTCGCCGATTCGCTCGACACCTTCGCCGCCGACCTGCAGCGCGCACGCCCCACCATCTTTTTCTCGGTGCCGCGCCTGTGGGTCAAGTTCCAGCAGGGCATCCACCACAAGATGCCGCCCGCCAAACTCAACCGCCTGCTCGGCATTCCCATCCTCGGCGGCATCGTGCGCAAGAAGGTGGTGAAGGCCCTGGGCCTGGACCAGTGCAAGTTCGCCGCCGGTGGCGCCGCACCCATGCCCATCGCGCTGCTGCAGTGGTACAGCAAGCTGGGGCTCAACATCAACGAAGGCTACGGCATGACGGAGAACCTCGCGCTCTCCCATCTCACCGAGCCGGGCAAGAACCAGCAGGGCACGGTGGGACCCGCCTACGAGGGCGTGCAACACCGCCTCGATCCCGAAACCGGCGAAGTGCAGATGCGCAACTCCGCCATGATGCTGGGCTACTACAAGGAGCCCGAGAAGAGCCGCGAGGCCTTCACCGACGACGGCTGGCTCAAGACTGGCGACAAAGGCTCGATCGACAAACAGGGCCTGCTGCGCATCACCGGGCGCGTGAAGGATCTGTTCAAGACCGGCAAGGGCAAGTACGTGGCGCCCGCACCCATCGAGGACAAGCTGGTGATGCACGAAGCCGTGGAGGCCTGCGTGGTCACTGGCGCCAACCTCGGCCAGCCGCTGGGCATCGTGATGCTCAACTCGGATGCAGTCGCCAAGGTGGCCGATGCCGGCGCGCGCAGCGAACTCGAAGCGTCACTGACCGCCCACCTCAAGTCCATCAACGCCACGCTCGATCCACACGAGCAGCTGCAGTGCATCGTGGTGGTCACCACCGCATGGACCGTGGACAACGACATCATCACGCCCACCTTCAAGGTCAAGCGCAACCGCATCGAAGACCTGTACGCCAGGCACTACGAAAGCTGGGAAGCCTCGGGCAAGAAGATCATCTGGCAAAAAGGCGGTTGA
- a CDS encoding H-NS histone family protein has translation MASYSELMAQAQTLMAQAEQARKDELASVIADIKAKMKQFGISVADLGGAAGAKKPGKSKSASAPKYRGPNGELWAGGPGRKPEWVRAVLASGKSVDDYLI, from the coding sequence ATGGCCAGCTATTCCGAACTCATGGCGCAAGCCCAAACCCTGATGGCACAGGCCGAGCAAGCGCGCAAAGACGAGCTCGCTTCCGTCATTGCCGATATCAAGGCCAAGATGAAGCAATTCGGCATCTCGGTGGCGGATCTGGGTGGCGCGGCCGGGGCCAAGAAGCCCGGCAAGTCCAAATCGGCATCTGCACCTAAGTACCGCGGCCCCAACGGTGAGCTCTGGGCGGGTGGCCCTGGCCGCAAACCCGAGTGGGTGCGCGCTGTGCTGGCGTCCGGCAAGAGTGTTGACGACTACCTGATCTGA
- a CDS encoding TRAP transporter large permease has protein sequence MDRDLVALLGFVAMFGLMALRVPIGVAMGIAGVGGFAALTGLQPGLNLLANVPLSVLTDYNLSVIPMFILMGAFASQSGMSTELFAAGRAWLGHRRGGLALASIAACGGFSAINGSSVATAATMTQVALPEMRRAGYSPGFSAGLIAAGGTLGIMIPPSVIMVLYGIMTETDITKLFAAGIIPGFMAIGFYCVVVAVVARLRPDAMPRGERHSWAERFASLRALWAVVVLFVFVLGGIYGGLFTVQEAAGVGAMGTLAIGMLRRRLGWTQIKAALIGSLRVSSAIMLIVVGAYLFGYFLTITQFTQNAVEFLVHLPVGPYGVLALIMVGYLILGAVMDELAMILLTVPIVFPAMMQLGFDPVWFGVIVVMAVTFGMICPPVGMNVFVINSIARDVPLGSIYKGTMPFIGVDVLRLLILCAFPSISLWLPGFVQ, from the coding sequence ATGGATCGTGATCTGGTGGCCCTCCTGGGCTTCGTGGCCATGTTCGGCCTCATGGCGCTGCGCGTGCCCATCGGTGTGGCCATGGGCATCGCCGGTGTGGGCGGTTTTGCCGCGCTCACCGGGCTGCAGCCCGGGCTCAACCTGCTGGCCAACGTGCCGCTGTCGGTGCTCACCGATTACAACCTCAGCGTCATCCCGATGTTCATCCTGATGGGGGCGTTTGCCTCGCAGTCGGGCATGAGCACCGAGCTGTTTGCGGCGGGTCGGGCCTGGCTCGGACACCGCCGTGGCGGTCTGGCGCTGGCGTCCATTGCGGCCTGCGGTGGCTTCTCGGCCATCAACGGCTCGTCGGTGGCCACGGCCGCCACCATGACGCAGGTGGCCTTGCCCGAGATGCGCCGCGCTGGCTACAGCCCGGGCTTCTCGGCCGGGCTGATCGCTGCGGGCGGCACCCTGGGCATCATGATCCCGCCCTCGGTGATCATGGTGCTCTACGGCATCATGACCGAGACCGACATCACCAAGCTGTTCGCCGCCGGCATCATTCCTGGATTCATGGCCATCGGCTTTTACTGCGTGGTGGTGGCGGTCGTGGCGCGTCTGCGGCCCGATGCCATGCCCCGCGGTGAGCGCCACAGCTGGGCCGAACGCTTTGCCTCGCTGCGCGCGTTGTGGGCGGTGGTGGTGCTGTTTGTGTTTGTGCTGGGCGGCATCTACGGCGGACTGTTCACCGTGCAGGAGGCTGCGGGTGTGGGCGCCATGGGCACGCTGGCCATCGGCATGCTGCGCCGTCGGCTGGGCTGGACGCAGATCAAGGCCGCGCTCATCGGTTCGCTGCGCGTGTCGTCGGCCATCATGCTGATCGTGGTGGGGGCGTACCTGTTTGGCTACTTCCTCACCATCACGCAGTTCACGCAGAACGCGGTGGAGTTCCTGGTGCACCTGCCGGTGGGGCCGTATGGTGTGCTCGCACTGATCATGGTGGGCTACCTGATCCTGGGCGCGGTGATGGACGAGCTGGCCATGATCCTGCTGACCGTGCCCATCGTGTTCCCAGCCATGATGCAGCTGGGCTTTGATCCGGTGTGGTTCGGCGTGATCGTGGTGATGGCGGTGACCTTCGGCATGATCTGCCCGCCCGTGGGCATGAACGTGTTCGTCATCAACTCGATTGCGCGCGACGTGCCGCTGGGTTCGATCTACAAGGGCACCATGCCCTTCATCGGCGTGGACGTGCTGCGTCTGTTGATCCTGTGCGCCTTCCCGTCCATCTCGCTCTGGTTGCCTGGCTTCGTGCAATAG